The proteins below are encoded in one region of Methanofollis aquaemaris:
- a CDS encoding deoxyguanosinetriphosphate triphosphohydrolase family protein, with protein MEIKPEILEKIRERQVSVEQYSSPQATRNADAVRRKTDPARPEEPVIRPPFYRDADRILHSKAYTRYIDKTQVFYLIDNDHITHRVLHVQLVSKIARTIGRALGLNEDLIEAIALGHDIGHVPFGHKGEEFLNEICVREGIGVFKHNLQSIQSLDVIEDLDLTLQTLDGVLCHDGERFVRRLRPTGSLDAATLTSKREQIRRGADDPPVLPSTMEGCVVRAADVIAYLGRDLQDAIEVGLIDEDDEELLAICRDSLGIEDYQTINWTVIDTLIKDLINESFGEAEIAFSRDAAEGVTRMQEFSIDRIYQNPRLTAQQEKIRTMFVTLFDHFSGDLAEGKADSPIATEFLDASWVSRTYLEHARDGEKVRDFIAGMTDRYFAETFQVVTIPERVRGTYRRA; from the coding sequence ATGGAAATTAAACCCGAGATCCTCGAAAAAATCAGAGAGCGGCAGGTGTCCGTCGAACAGTACTCCTCCCCACAGGCGACGCGGAACGCCGACGCCGTCCGGAGAAAAACCGACCCGGCCAGACCAGAAGAGCCCGTCATCCGCCCGCCCTTCTACCGCGACGCCGACCGGATCCTCCACTCCAAGGCCTACACCCGCTACATCGACAAGACCCAGGTCTTCTATCTCATCGACAACGACCACATCACTCACCGCGTCCTTCACGTGCAACTCGTCTCCAAGATCGCCCGCACCATCGGCCGGGCCCTCGGGCTCAACGAGGACCTCATCGAGGCGATCGCCCTCGGCCACGACATCGGGCACGTCCCCTTCGGGCACAAGGGCGAGGAGTTTCTCAACGAGATCTGCGTGCGGGAGGGGATCGGCGTCTTCAAGCACAACCTCCAGAGCATCCAGTCCCTCGACGTCATCGAAGACCTTGACCTCACCCTCCAGACCCTGGACGGCGTCCTCTGCCATGACGGCGAGCGCTTCGTCCGCCGCCTCCGGCCGACCGGATCTCTCGACGCGGCAACGCTCACGTCCAAGCGCGAGCAGATCCGGCGAGGGGCGGACGACCCGCCGGTCCTTCCGTCCACGATGGAGGGGTGCGTCGTCAGGGCCGCGGACGTCATCGCCTACCTTGGCCGCGACCTCCAGGACGCGATCGAGGTCGGGCTGATCGACGAGGACGACGAAGAACTCCTCGCGATCTGCCGTGATAGTCTCGGCATCGAGGATTACCAGACGATCAACTGGACGGTCATCGACACCCTCATCAAAGATCTGATCAACGAGAGTTTCGGAGAGGCGGAGATCGCGTTTTCCCGCGATGCCGCTGAGGGAGTGACGCGGATGCAGGAGTTCAGCATCGACCGCATCTACCAGAACCCCAGACTCACCGCCCAGCAGGAAAAGATCAGAACGATGTTCGTCACCCTCTTCGACCACTTCTCCGGCGACCTGGCGGAGGGGAAGGCGGACTCCCCCATCGCCACCGAATTTCTCGACGCCTCCTGGGTCTCCCGGACATATCTCGAGCATGCACGCGACGGCGAGAAGGTGCGCGACTTCATCGCGGGGATGACCGACCGCTACTTTGCCGAGACATTCCAGGTGGTCACCATTCCCGAACGGGTCAGGGGCACCTACCGGAGAGCATAG
- a CDS encoding DUF2115 domain-containing protein, whose translation MPDAADRIHAAVPRLAACQTRGELGEAIAEELKRYSLFDLQVIGGGMKKEVDPLPEPYRSRARPYFEEQLFGAYHRAMKAYRSGSFRGMDEAIPDRERFERFVALVPDGCLKKEPETDFGLGGALNTLFYYLVTGYAMFVEGGPGHPVGTPFPGGFAVERRGKRYLCPIRDKEEDVPFSICNVCPAEQMEGV comes from the coding sequence ATGCCAGACGCCGCCGACCGCATCCATGCCGCTGTCCCCCGCCTCGCCGCCTGCCAGACCAGAGGCGAACTCGGCGAGGCGATCGCGGAGGAACTGAAGCGATACTCTCTCTTCGATCTCCAGGTCATCGGCGGCGGCATGAAAAAAGAGGTCGACCCCCTCCCCGAACCCTACCGGAGCCGCGCCCGCCCGTACTTCGAGGAGCAACTTTTCGGGGCCTATCACCGGGCGATGAAGGCGTACCGGAGCGGGAGTTTCAGGGGGATGGACGAGGCGATCCCTGACCGCGAGCGCTTCGAGCGGTTCGTCGCCCTCGTCCCCGACGGGTGCCTCAAGAAGGAGCCGGAGACCGACTTCGGTCTCGGAGGAGCGCTCAACACGCTCTTCTATTATCTCGTCACCGGGTATGCGATGTTTGTCGAGGGCGGCCCCGGCCACCCGGTCGGCACCCCCTTCCCCGGCGGGTTCGCGGTGGAGCGCCGGGGCAAGAGGTACCTCTGCCCGATCCGGGACAAAGAGGAGGACGTCCCCTTCTCGATCTGCAATGTCTGCCCGGCGGAGCAGATGGAAGGGGTGTGA